The proteins below are encoded in one region of Scyliorhinus torazame isolate Kashiwa2021f chromosome 16, sScyTor2.1, whole genome shotgun sequence:
- the LOC140392406 gene encoding interferon-induced protein with tetratricopeptide repeats 5-like, whose product MCNTQKDLLKVELDQLQCHFMWAPQRDIIDFDDMKQRLEDSIQTGVTYKGRSYNHLAFVNCLQGNCEEAIQNLKQAEKILRENQEDEFDERIIITYGNYAWVYYHMGQLTEAQSYLDKLERICQQFPDASRYTAMIPEVYGEKGWSLLISAAQYYEDAKECFKKALEEDPDNTDWNLGYATALSRLETFSGTLENCEPTQSMKQFRRVLELDPDHGEAMVLLALKLQQSNQSEEAIELVEKGLQKSPNLPYVHCYGAKFYRLKGDVEKAVKLLKKALEMTPHSTILHHQIGVCYRKKLLSLIKNPRSKRPGDPAFQQRAELIELCKNHFKKAFEPRPLTFIRAQLDFARICTLNEEYENVEEIYNNLLKLEGIRPENKQEICLNVGLFELQEKNSEANAIIHFLEGMKVDYNSKERKKCRDNLESISERQLRRNPRNSKAHGVLGLMRQLDGEKREAIESFEKALELEPDNEEYLSALCELRLSISVNNDFPN is encoded by the exons ATGTG TAACACACAGAAAGATTTGTTGAAAGTGGAGCTTGATCAGCTTCAATGCCACTTCATGTGGGCTCCACAGAGAGATATCATTGACTTTGATGATATGAAGCAAAGATTGGAAGATTCAATTCAGACCGGTGTGACATATAAAGGCAGGTCTTACAACCACCTCGCTTTTGTAAACTGTCTGCAAGGAAACTGTGAGGAGGCGATTCAAAACTTAAAGCAAGCTGAAAAGATTCTGAGGGAGAATCAGGAAGATGAATTTGATGAAAGAATCATCATCACCTATGGAAACTATGCCTGGGTATATTATCACATGGGACAACTGACAGAGGCTCAGTCCTACCTCGACAAACTGGAGAGGATCTGTCAACAATTTCCTGATGCCTCTCGGTACACCGCAATGATACCTGAAGTATACGGGGAGAAGGGTTGGTCACTGCTGATTTCTGCAGCTCAATATTATGAAGATGCAAAGGAATGTTTTAAAAAGGCTCTGGAGGAAGATCCAGATAACACAGACTGGAATCTCGGCTATGCGACTGCCCTGTCTCGTCTTGAAACATTTTCTGGAACCCTAGAGAATTGTGAACCCACTCAATCAATGAAGCAGTTTAGACGTGTGCTGGAGCTTGATCCAGATCACGGTGAAGCCATGGTGCTGTTAGCTCTAAAACTACAACAGTCCAATCAAAGTGAGGAAGCGATAGAATTAGTTGAAAAAGGGTTGCAGAAGTCCCCTAATCTCCCCTATGTGCATTGTTATGGCGCAAAATTTTACAGATTAAAAGGAGATGTGGAAAAAGCTGTGAAGCTGTTGAAGAAAGCATTGGAAATGACCCCACACTCTACGATCTTACACCATCAAATAGGTGTGTGTTACAGAAAGAAACTATTGTCACTGATCAAAAATCCACGTAGCAAAAGACCTGGTGATCCTGCTTTTCAACAGAGAGCTGAACTGATTGAACTGTGTAAGAATCATTTTAAAAAGGCTTTTGAACCTCGCCCATTAACATTTATTAGGGCACAGCTGGATTTTGCCAGAATCTGTACATTAAATGAAGAATATGAAAATGTAGAGGAGATTTACAATAATCTCCTGAAATTGGAAGGCATACGTCCTGAAAATAAGCAGGAAATATGTTTAAATGTTGGATTATTTGAACTGCAGGAGAAGAACTCAGAAGCAAacgccatcatccatttccttgaagGAATGAAAGTCGATTATAACTCAAAGGAAAGGAAAAAGTGCCGTGATAACTTGGAGTCAATATCAGAAAGACAACTTCGCAGGAATCCAAGAAACAGCAAGGCCCATGGTGTTCTTGGCTTAATGCGCCAACTGGATGGGGAGAAGCGTGAGGCTATTGAAAGCTTTGAAAAAGCCTTGGAGTTGGAACCTGACAATGAAGAATATCTAAGTGCTCTTTGTGAATTACGCCTTTCCATCTCGGTCAACAATGACTTTCCCAACTAA